Below is a window of Syntrophomonas wolfei subsp. wolfei str. Goettingen G311 DNA.
ACTGTTATGCCTCATATAATAAGAAGTATTGGATACTTTGAAGACGCGGACAACGAACCTCGTCCATTAATTCGAAGAGCAGAGGGGTTCTCACTATTAACGGATTTAGAATGGAATGAAATTAAACAACGGTTCCTGATTCTCCAAAAAAATGCATTAACTCGAGAACTGGGCATAAAACCTGAAGCGGGTCCCCGTGGAAGATAAATCCATCTCCCTTTTTATCTTGACCGGATTCCAATATTAATCTAATACTTTTATACCGTTGATTAACATAGGCGCTTTGGCGCCTTTTCTTTATGATGTAATAATGGCACACGAGTAGTATCTGTTGGGTTCAACCAGATATTGGTGTATGCTTTAAGTACTGGAATTAGTACATTATGCAGAATGGTTATTAAAAAGCCGATGTACCTTTTTACGGGAATAGCCAGATGTTGTTGCAAAAAGCCGTGGAATAGTATCCATAAAGCAACGGAACAGTATAATAAACCTTTTGAATCAAACGAGCCCAGTTCCTGCGCAGTTCCTTTTTCGTAATATCGGAATCAACCGGCACCGGCGTTTTAATATCAACATCGGCTTTCGTTAGTAGAAAAATGTGGTAAAATGCAGGTAGCCAAAAGGGAAGACCTCCGGCTCCTGGTGTAGAACCGGGAGAGGGGGTGATGGCAACGAGCTTCACGGAAGTGTGCGCTCTGTTAATGCTACTAATTGCGGTAGCTGCCCTTGTTCACCAGCTCAATCAAAGAAAATAGGCTAATACATAAGTATTAGCCAAATCCTGAATTATATCCACCAACACATACACCAGGAGTTGTAGAAAAACTTCCCGATGGCTAGAGAGGTTTCCGGTTACTGCCGGGGACCTCTTGTTATTTATTATACACATTTTTATAATTTATTCCACTAAAACAGCCTTTTTTTCTTTATGATGTAATAATGGCACACGAGTAGTATCTGTTGGGTTCAACCAGATATTGGTGTATACTTTAAGTACTGGAATTAGTAATTTTTGCAGAATGTTTATTAAGTAAGCAGTTGGAATGAAATTATTTACTGGGGTGAATGCAACAAACATGAATATTAATTCGGATATAAATGTCCTGGGTAGCTTGTCAGATTTCAGCCTGATATCGGCTTTGTTGGTTGAAGGCAAAAATAATACAAATTACCAGGCCTATTCCAATATAAAGACCAATAGATCCTATAAGAGATTTGCCAGCGCCATAACGAACACCCTTATCAAATTTACCGACCCCAATATGGAATATTTAATTCGGGATGTATTTGAGCATGAGGGGCTTTCCGCTCACTGCTTGCTTTTAATATTTTGGAATGCCTGCGTAAATAATGAACTGCTCGATTATCTAAATCAAAAAGTTTATTTTCCGGCTTTATACAGCGGGCGGGCGGCACTTAAGAAAGATGAAGTTGTGGCCTGCTTGCAGGAATTAAAGCAGAGCGAAACAGCTATGCAGAAGTGGACTGATTCAACTATTGAAACTACTGCCTCCAAGTACCTCACATTTCTTAAAAAATTTAACCTGATGGAAGGCAGGGTTAATAAAACCATAGCTCCCCCAGTTATGAGTGATAAAGAATTAATACTTTTTATCTATTGGCTATTAAGCGTTGAACCCAAAACTAATTTACTGGAAAGCGGGTGGCTGCCATACTGCTTTTTAGAAAAAGAATTGTTTATTCAGCAGATTATGCAGAAAAGGTATATGAAGTTTTATAACCTTCAATATTCGGTAAATAACCTGAAAATCGAACCGACCTTTTCATACAAGGAGCTGTATCATGAACTTGGTTAATCCTGAAAACATGGTTTTGACCACCATACGGCTGGTTGAGTCCGATGAAAAATCACATATTCGTTTAAGTGCCAATGGCGGTAATTCAATATTACTGGTATGTGAGCCAGACCGGGAAATAGATTATATCCGAGCCATAAGGAAATTAATGCCTGAGGATAAATACCAGATCATTGATTTAAGCGATTTGCTCTGTCAATTTGTCGAGCAGAACAAATCCAACCTGGAAGAAATGTTTAACCTGCTGCAAGGGTCGCTGCATCAAATATTTAAAACCCCGGCCGGAGAAGAAGGCAGCGATTATTTAGGGTTAATTCTGCAG
It encodes the following:
- a CDS encoding BrxA family protein; its protein translation is MKLFTGVNATNMNINSDINVLGSLSDFSLISALLVEGKNNTNYQAYSNIKTNRSYKRFASAITNTLIKFTDPNMEYLIRDVFEHEGLSAHCLLLIFWNACVNNELLDYLNQKVYFPALYSGRAALKKDEVVACLQELKQSETAMQKWTDSTIETTASKYLTFLKKFNLMEGRVNKTIAPPVMSDKELILFIYWLLSVEPKTNLLESGWLPYCFLEKELFIQQIMQKRYMKFYNLQYSVNNLKIEPTFSYKELYHELG